In Candidatus Pantoea floridensis, the genomic window AGCACCGAAATGGTGATGGAGGTGAGGATCATCACGCCGCCCATGGTGGGCGTGCCGCGCTTGCTGAAGTGCGATTCTGGGCCATCGTTACGTACCACCTGGCCAATCTGCAGTTTCTGCAGCCAGGCAATCAGGCGTGGACCCATCCACAGAGAAATGAACAGAGCGGTCAGCAGGCTGACAATGGCGCGAAACGTCAGATACGAGAAGACGTTAAAGCCGGAATAAAATGCGACCAGATGTTCGGCCAGCCAGACTAGCATGTTCCTTTCTCCTGTAAGCTCTGTACTACCTGCTCCATGGCGGCACTACGTGAACCTTTAACCAAAATAGTGATGTCCTGATGTTCGGACAGCAATGTGCGTAAACGTTCAGTCAACGCGGCTTTAGTGGCGAAATGCTCGCCTTTACCGTTACTTTCGCCAATCAGCTGGCTGAGCGTTCCGGTGCTTAATACGCAATCAATGCCTGCGGTTCTCGCTGCGTCGCCCACCTGACGGTGACACAGCTCCGCTTCATCACCCAGCTCTGCCATATCGCCCACTACCATCACGCGGAATCCAGGCATATCACCCAGTACCTGCGCCGCGGCCGTCATCGAACCGACGTTGGCGTTATAGCTGTCATCCAACAGTAATTGATTGGCCGCCAGACGAATCGGGTACAGGCGTCCAGGAACCGGCTGCAACGTTTTTAGCCCGCTCTGAATTGCCGTCAGTGGTGCATCTACCGACAGCGCCAGCGCTGCTGCGGCTAACGCATTGGCGATGTTATGACGCCCGGGCAGCGGCAGCTCAACCGCAATATCGCCGCGCGGTGTATGCATGGTGAACAGTGTGGCATCCGCACGCAGAATAATTTCACTGGCACGAAACTCAGCATCAGCCATCGGCTGCGGTGAGAAGCGCCACAAGGTTTTATCCACGAACTGAGATTGCCAGTGGGCAAGGTCGTTGCTGTCGGCGTTGACGATCGCGGTGCCGTGAACCGGCAGTCCACCAAAAATTTCGCCTTTTGCTTTGGCTACGCCCGCCAGCGAACCGAAGCCTTCCAGATGCGCCGCCGCAAGATTATTCACTAGCGCCGTTTCCGGACGCACTAAATCAGTGGTGTAGGCAATTTCACCCTGGTGGTTGGCACCCAGCTCAATCACCGCGTAAGCATGCTCTTTGGTGAGACGCAGCAGCGTCATTGGCACACCAAAATCGTTATTCAGATTGCCTGCGGTGTAGAGCGTTTCACCGCATTGGCGCAGAATCGCGGCGGTCATCTCTTTAACGGAGGTTTTACCGGATGAACCTGTCAGCGCTACGACACGTGCGTTCGCCTGCTGACGTACCCACGCAGCGAGCTGTCCAAAGGCAATGCGCGTATCAGCCACGACCACCTGCGGCACTGTAGACGGCAACAGTTTGCTGACCAGCAGCGCCTGCGCACCGTTGGTAATTGCATCATTGGCGAAATCATGGGCATCGAAACGTTCACCGACCAGCGCCACAAACAGGCTGCCGGCGGTGACTTTACGCGTATCGGTGGTGACATCGGCGACGGTTAAATCCGCACCGTGCAGTTTACCGCCGCTGATATTGGCCAGGGTTTGCAGAGAAACGGGGATCATGCCATCACCCCCAACAAACGGGCGACGGTGTCACGATCCGAATAATCTAAGCGGCGGTTACCAATGATTTGATAATCTTCGTGGCCTTTTCCGGCCACTAGCACGATGTCATCCGCGCGGGCTTGCATGACGGCGTTGGTCACCGCTTGCGCACGCCCTGCGACTACGCGTGCGCGGCCTGGATCGAGCAGCCCAGTGAGAATGTCATTCACAATGGACATCGGCTCTTCGCTGCGCGGATTATCGTCGGTGATCACCACGATGTCGGAGAATTGCTCAGCAATTGCACCCATCAATGGGCGTTTGCCTTTATCACGATCGCCACCGCAGCCAAACACGCACCAAAGCTGACCTTTACAGTGCAGACGCGCGGCTTCCAACGCTTTCTCCAGCGCATCCGGCGTGTGAGCGTAATCGACAACAACCGTAGGTTTTTCTGGTGCGGTGAAGACTTCCATGCGACCACAAACCGGTAACAACTGTGGCGCAGTCGCTACCAACGCATCGAGCGGATAATCCAGCGTCAGCAATGTCGCCAGCGCCAGCAGCAAATTGCTGACGTTGAAAGCGCCCATCAGGCGGCTATCAAACTCACCGTCGCCCCAGCTGGAGCTGAATTGAATATGTGCGCCACCATCGTGGTAATCCACCGCCGTGGCTTTGAGCCAGCGGCCATGGCAGCCAGATTGCAGATTATTTTCCATAGTCACCGCTACGGCATCCGGCAATTTTGCCAGCCAGCGACGTCCTACTTCATCATCGGCATTGATAATGGCTTCGGCCACCTGATGCTCAGAGAACAGTAGCCATTTGGCAGATTCGTAGCCCTGCATATCACCATGATAATCAAGGTGATCGCGGCTTAGATTGGTAAATACCGCCGCGGCAAACGGCAGCGCTGCGACGCGGTGCTGCACCAAACCGTGTGAAGACACTTCCATTGCTGTCAGGGTTGCGCCCTGCCCGACCAAATCATTCAGAACGTGTTGCACATCTACCGCGGAACCGGTGGTGTTTTCAGTTGCCACCAGTTGACCGTAAAGACCATTGCCCACCGTGCCCATCACTGCGCCAGTTTCACCCAGCAGATTGGCCCACTGCGCCATCAGTTGTGTGGTGGTGGTTTTACCGTTGGTGCCGGTCACACCAATTAATTTCAGTTTGCTCGCAGGCTGCTGATAAAAGCGTCCGGCCAGTGCAGAGAGACGCTGCTGTAACTGCGCCAGATAAATAACCGGGACGCCATGCATCTCGCGGATATCTCCATCGCTGGCTTCGCCTTCGGCCTCGGCAATGACTGCCGCCACGCCTTGTGCGATAGCCTGCGGAATAAAACGACGTCCATCAGCATGATGGCCCGCCACGGCGATAAACAGATCGCCAGAAGCCGCCGCGCGGCTGTCTAGTGTCATGTCACGGAGTGGACGCGCCGGCGCACCCGGCACCCACGGGGCCAGTAAGTCGCGCAGGTTACGATCTGTCACTTGATTCCTCACTTCTATTCTTCACCAACTCGTTCTTATCAACCGTTGGCAGCGCATCAGGTTCAATGTTCATGGTACGTAACACGCCGCCCATGATGGCGCCAAACACCGGTGCTGAAACCGCACCACCATAATATTTACCGGCCTGTGGATCGTTGATAACCACAACCAACGCAAAACGAGGATGACTGGCAGGCGCAACGCCTGCGGTATAAGCAATGTATTTATTGACGTAACGACCATCCGGTCCCACCTTTTTGGCGGTACCGGTTTTAATGGCAATGCGATAGCCTTTGATGGCGGCTTTGACGCCGCCGCCGCCTGGCAACGCCACGCTTTCCATCATATGCATCACCGTTCTCACCAGGTCTTCCTGGAAAACGCGTTCACCCGCTACCGGCGGGTCAACTTTGGTGATCGACAGCGGGCGGTTAATGCCATAGCTGCCAATGGTTGCGTAGACTCGCGCTAACTGTAACGGCGTTACCATTAGCCCGTAGCCGAAAGAGAAGGTGGCCCTCTCTATGTCAGACCACCGTTGTTTTTGAGGGTATAAGCCACTGCTTTCCCCGACCAGCCCCAAATTGGTCGGTTTACCCAGGCCAAAGCGCGCATAAGTATCTACAAGCGCTGAGGAGGGCATCGCTAACGCCAAACGTGAAACCCCGACGTTACTCGACTTCTGTAAAACCCCGGTA contains:
- the murF gene encoding UDP-N-acetylmuramoyl-tripeptide--D-alanyl-D-alanine ligase, which codes for MIPVSLQTLANISGGKLHGADLTVADVTTDTRKVTAGSLFVALVGERFDAHDFANDAITNGAQALLVSKLLPSTVPQVVVADTRIAFGQLAAWVRQQANARVVALTGSSGKTSVKEMTAAILRQCGETLYTAGNLNNDFGVPMTLLRLTKEHAYAVIELGANHQGEIAYTTDLVRPETALVNNLAAAHLEGFGSLAGVAKAKGEIFGGLPVHGTAIVNADSNDLAHWQSQFVDKTLWRFSPQPMADAEFRASEIILRADATLFTMHTPRGDIAVELPLPGRHNIANALAAAALALSVDAPLTAIQSGLKTLQPVPGRLYPIRLAANQLLLDDSYNANVGSMTAAAQVLGDMPGFRVMVVGDMAELGDEAELCHRQVGDAARTAGIDCVLSTGTLSQLIGESNGKGEHFATKAALTERLRTLLSEHQDITILVKGSRSAAMEQVVQSLQEKGTC
- the murE gene encoding UDP-N-acetylmuramoyl-L-alanyl-D-glutamate--2,6-diaminopimelate ligase, producing the protein MTDRNLRDLLAPWVPGAPARPLRDMTLDSRAAASGDLFIAVAGHHADGRRFIPQAIAQGVAAVIAEAEGEASDGDIREMHGVPVIYLAQLQQRLSALAGRFYQQPASKLKLIGVTGTNGKTTTTQLMAQWANLLGETGAVMGTVGNGLYGQLVATENTTGSAVDVQHVLNDLVGQGATLTAMEVSSHGLVQHRVAALPFAAAVFTNLSRDHLDYHGDMQGYESAKWLLFSEHQVAEAIINADDEVGRRWLAKLPDAVAVTMENNLQSGCHGRWLKATAVDYHDGGAHIQFSSSWGDGEFDSRLMGAFNVSNLLLALATLLTLDYPLDALVATAPQLLPVCGRMEVFTAPEKPTVVVDYAHTPDALEKALEAARLHCKGQLWCVFGCGGDRDKGKRPLMGAIAEQFSDIVVITDDNPRSEEPMSIVNDILTGLLDPGRARVVAGRAQAVTNAVMQARADDIVLVAGKGHEDYQIIGNRRLDYSDRDTVARLLGVMA